One window of the Synechococcus sp. CC9311 genome contains the following:
- the purL gene encoding phosphoribosylformylglycinamidine synthase subunit PurL, which yields MTQSSHAVAAFDLGAALRQEGLTETDYSEIQRRLGRDPNRAELGMFGVMWSEHCCYRNSRPLLSGFPTEGPRILVGPGENAGVVDLGEGHHLAFKVESHNHPSAVEPFQGAATGVGGILRDIFTMGARPIALLNALRFGPLDEPATRGLVEGVVAGIAHYGNCVGVPTVGGEVAFDPSYRGNPLVNAMALGLMETDEIVRSGAAGVGNPVVYVGSTTGRDGMGGASFASAELSADSLDDRPAVQVGDPFLEKGLIEACLEAFQSGDVVAAQDMGAAGLTCSCSEMAAKGDVGVELDLDRVPAREKGMTAYEFLLSESQERMLFVVRAGREEQLMQRFRRWGLQAAVVGRVLEEKVVRVLQHGAVAAEVPARALAEDTPINKHELLSEPPDDIQTHWTWRESDLPSPAIDRDWNADLLRLLDDPTIASKRWIYRQYDQQVLANTVIRAGGADAAVVRLRPQQGDASLQMSQRGVAATLDCPNRWVALDPERGAIAAVAEAARNLSCVGAQPIAVTDNLNFPSPETSKGYWQLAMACRGLSHACRSMGTPVTGGNVSLYNETRADDGSLQPIHPTPVVGMVGLVEDLDRSGGLAWRQPGDFVVLLGVSTDEEGNESVGLAGSSYQGAVHGLLTGRPPSVDLELEGQVQALVRQAFAQGVLASAHDSSDGGLAVALAESTLASGLGVDLNLPHRSARLDRVLFAEGGARIVVSVRAEQRSAWHSLVASQEHRSVPVTEIGTVADHGCFRLAVEKHPVIDLAVETLREQYEQAVPRRLGAV from the coding sequence GTGACCCAGTCCTCCCATGCGGTTGCGGCATTTGATCTTGGGGCGGCTTTGCGCCAAGAGGGGCTCACCGAAACGGATTACAGCGAAATTCAGCGTCGGCTTGGACGGGATCCCAACCGCGCTGAGTTGGGCATGTTTGGTGTGATGTGGTCAGAGCATTGCTGTTATCGCAATTCCAGACCCCTCTTGAGTGGTTTTCCAACGGAAGGCCCACGCATTCTTGTCGGCCCTGGAGAGAACGCCGGTGTGGTGGATCTGGGAGAAGGTCACCATTTGGCGTTCAAAGTTGAAAGCCACAACCACCCTTCAGCTGTTGAGCCTTTTCAGGGTGCTGCTACGGGGGTTGGTGGCATCCTTCGTGACATTTTCACGATGGGCGCCAGGCCGATTGCATTGCTGAATGCCTTGCGTTTTGGACCGCTGGACGAACCAGCGACCCGTGGATTGGTGGAAGGGGTTGTGGCTGGCATTGCCCACTACGGCAATTGCGTTGGCGTGCCCACCGTGGGTGGAGAGGTTGCATTCGATCCGTCGTATCGAGGCAACCCCTTGGTGAACGCCATGGCCCTGGGCCTGATGGAAACGGATGAAATCGTCCGCTCGGGAGCCGCAGGGGTTGGTAATCCGGTGGTGTACGTGGGGAGCACCACGGGCAGAGACGGCATGGGAGGTGCCAGTTTTGCGAGCGCTGAGCTCAGTGCGGATTCACTGGATGATCGCCCTGCTGTGCAGGTCGGAGATCCCTTTCTCGAGAAGGGCTTGATTGAGGCTTGTCTGGAAGCCTTTCAAAGCGGTGATGTTGTCGCCGCTCAGGATATGGGTGCTGCAGGTCTTACCTGTAGTTGTTCGGAGATGGCTGCTAAGGGAGATGTCGGTGTCGAGTTGGACCTCGATCGGGTGCCAGCAAGAGAAAAAGGGATGACCGCCTACGAATTCCTACTTTCGGAATCGCAAGAGCGCATGTTGTTTGTGGTGCGTGCTGGTCGGGAGGAGCAGCTGATGCAGCGTTTCCGGCGTTGGGGGCTTCAGGCAGCGGTTGTGGGTCGCGTCCTGGAAGAGAAGGTGGTGAGGGTGCTGCAACACGGTGCTGTGGCGGCAGAAGTTCCGGCCAGGGCTTTGGCAGAAGACACACCGATCAACAAGCACGAGCTGCTTTCCGAGCCCCCAGATGACATCCAGACGCACTGGACCTGGCGTGAATCTGATCTTCCTAGTCCTGCCATCGATCGCGATTGGAATGCAGATCTGCTGCGTTTGCTTGATGACCCCACGATTGCCAGCAAGCGCTGGATTTATCGCCAATACGACCAACAGGTGTTGGCCAATACGGTGATTCGAGCCGGTGGTGCTGATGCTGCTGTTGTTCGTCTCCGTCCTCAACAGGGTGATGCATCGCTGCAAATGTCTCAGCGTGGCGTTGCGGCCACGCTGGATTGTCCAAATCGCTGGGTGGCGCTTGACCCAGAGCGGGGAGCGATCGCAGCGGTGGCTGAGGCTGCCCGCAATCTCAGCTGTGTTGGAGCCCAGCCGATCGCTGTGACCGACAACCTCAATTTCCCATCCCCGGAAACATCAAAGGGGTATTGGCAGTTGGCGATGGCATGCCGTGGCCTATCCCATGCCTGTCGCTCCATGGGCACCCCTGTTACCGGTGGCAACGTCTCTCTCTACAACGAAACGAGGGCAGATGATGGCAGTCTTCAGCCCATTCACCCCACGCCTGTTGTGGGCATGGTGGGACTGGTGGAAGATCTCGACCGCTCCGGAGGTTTGGCTTGGCGTCAACCTGGCGATTTTGTGGTGCTACTTGGTGTCTCCACCGATGAGGAGGGGAATGAAAGTGTTGGCTTGGCGGGCAGTAGCTACCAAGGAGCTGTTCATGGGTTGCTCACTGGCCGTCCACCGAGCGTGGATCTGGAATTAGAGGGTCAAGTTCAAGCTTTGGTTCGGCAGGCGTTTGCCCAGGGTGTGTTGGCCTCAGCTCATGACAGCAGTGATGGTGGTTTAGCTGTAGCGCTCGCGGAAAGTACCCTGGCCTCTGGCCTCGGAGTTGATCTCAACCTGCCCCATAGGTCTGCTCGGCTGGATCGTGTTTTGTTTGCTGAAGGTGGTGCGCGCATTGTCGTTTCGGTTCGCGCAGAGCAGCGCAGTGCTTGGCATTCTTTGGTGGCCTCGCAAGAGCATCGAAGTGTTCCAGTAACAGAGATTGGAACCGTTGCCGACCATGGTTGTTTTCGGTTGGCGGTGGAGAAACATCCAGTAATTGATCTGGCCGTTGAGACCCTGCGAGAGCAATACGAACAAGCAGTTCCCCGTCGCCTCGGAGCGGTTTGA
- the purF gene encoding amidophosphoribosyltransferase, giving the protein MQNLETHPKSRRPVHQLEIERPDRMEEACGVFAVQALEQPVANLVYFGLYALQHRGQESAGIAVFNEGKVRLHKDMGLVSQVFDQDVLERMPGGLAVGHNRYSTTGSSKVCNAQPVVLMTRLGPFALAHNGNLVNAAELRAQVDDGEVEFTSTTDSELIAYAVQQAVDGGLDWTEGIKVAASQCQGAFSLVIGTSDALYGLRDGYGIRPLVYGYLGEQDLGHWVLSSETCGLDIIGSPFVADVEPGELVVFRCGDPTPERHRWIEPTTRMCVFEMIYFARPDSRFFGESLYSYRQRIGQILARESAVDADLVIGVPDSGIPAAIGYSQSSGVPYADGLIKNRYVGRTFIQPTQAMREAGIRVKLNPLPDVLSGKRVLVIDDSIVRGTTSKKLVQALRDAGAIEVHMRISSPPVTHPCFYGIDTDTQDQLIAARLTLQEIEEHLKVDSLAYLSKEGMVEAAHAQSEHFCTACFDGNYPVPMDASIKASKLMLEPSGVAATNL; this is encoded by the coding sequence ATGCAGAATCTTGAGACCCATCCGAAGTCGAGGCGGCCGGTGCATCAGCTCGAGATAGAGCGTCCCGATCGCATGGAAGAAGCCTGCGGTGTTTTCGCTGTTCAGGCCCTGGAACAGCCGGTAGCGAACCTGGTGTACTTCGGTCTTTATGCCCTGCAGCATCGGGGTCAGGAATCCGCTGGCATTGCTGTTTTCAACGAAGGAAAGGTCAGGCTCCACAAGGACATGGGCTTGGTGAGCCAGGTGTTTGATCAGGATGTGCTCGAGCGCATGCCCGGTGGTTTAGCCGTGGGCCATAACCGTTATTCCACCACCGGGAGTAGCAAGGTTTGCAACGCCCAGCCCGTGGTCCTGATGACCCGTCTCGGACCCTTTGCGCTGGCGCATAACGGCAATCTTGTGAATGCAGCAGAGCTGCGAGCTCAGGTGGATGACGGTGAGGTGGAGTTCACGTCCACGACCGATTCGGAGTTGATCGCATATGCGGTTCAGCAGGCTGTGGATGGGGGCTTGGATTGGACTGAGGGGATCAAAGTGGCCGCATCCCAGTGCCAGGGGGCTTTCAGTTTGGTGATTGGAACCTCAGATGCCCTGTACGGCTTGCGTGATGGTTATGGGATTCGCCCGCTGGTGTACGGCTACCTCGGGGAGCAAGATCTTGGGCACTGGGTTCTTAGTAGTGAAACCTGTGGGCTCGACATCATTGGTTCTCCGTTCGTTGCTGATGTTGAACCTGGCGAATTAGTGGTGTTTCGTTGCGGTGATCCCACACCAGAACGTCATCGCTGGATTGAACCCACCACACGCATGTGCGTGTTTGAAATGATCTATTTCGCTCGCCCTGATAGTCGTTTCTTTGGTGAATCGCTGTACAGCTATCGACAGCGCATCGGCCAGATCCTGGCCCGTGAATCCGCTGTTGATGCGGACCTTGTGATTGGTGTTCCTGATTCCGGAATTCCAGCTGCGATCGGTTATTCCCAGAGCAGTGGCGTTCCCTATGCCGATGGACTGATCAAAAATCGCTACGTCGGCCGAACCTTCATCCAGCCAACCCAGGCCATGCGTGAGGCTGGGATTCGCGTGAAGCTCAATCCACTTCCAGATGTTTTAAGTGGCAAAAGGGTTCTGGTGATTGATGACTCGATCGTTCGTGGAACCACCAGTAAAAAATTGGTTCAGGCTCTCCGTGATGCAGGTGCCATTGAGGTGCACATGCGCATCAGTTCACCACCCGTAACGCATCCCTGCTTCTACGGCATCGATACCGATACACAGGATCAATTGATCGCTGCTCGACTCACGTTGCAAGAGATTGAGGAGCATCTCAAGGTGGATTCGCTGGCTTATCTCAGCAAGGAAGGGATGGTGGAAGCTGCGCATGCTCAGTCTGAACATTTCTGTACAGCTTGCTTCGATGGGAACTATCCGGTTCCGATGGACGCCTCGATCAAGGCGAGCAAATTGATGCTTGAACCATCAGGGGTGGCGGCAACGAATCTCTGA
- a CDS encoding DNA topoisomerase (ATP-hydrolyzing) subunit A, which produces MAEERVQSIALHHEMQRSYLEYAMSVIVGRALPDVRDGLKPVQRRILFAMHELGLTPDRPYRKCARVVGDVLGKYHPHGDQAVYDALVRLVQTFSSRHPLLDGHGNFGSVDDDPPAAMRYTETRLARISHEGLLDEIGDDTVDFASNFDGSQQEPTVLPAQLPFLLLNGCSGIAVGMATSIPPHNLGEVVDGLIALVQNPDLSENEVLKLIPGPDFPTGGEVLLGSGVRETYLRGRGSIPMRGVAHIEEVHPGKGKHRRNAVIVTELPYQLSKAGWIEKLAEHVNDGKIGGIADIRDESDREGMRVVVELRRDADPETVLTDLQRRTSLQSNFGAILLALVDGRPQQLTLRQLLQTFLDYRELTIIRRTNHALRKTEDRLEVVEGLTTALASLQQVIAMIQEARDAAKARASLMVHFDLSERQADAVLAMPLRRLTGLEQESLRKEADDLRKERQRLTLLLENRDQLLDALIQELRQLKKRFATPRRTRLVEGGDHLLAERAASQRPNAELQRRQALDALPSDSRLLIQDDGQVKIVSPQLLGRLHLNDPIPMGDEPSPALISLPIQPPPRLLAVTVSGRVALVRWEFAGQQQGTLERFLPTALEGDEVVSLLPLPNPEDLVANETKSLGLLTSDGRFKRLPLKDIQELSGRAATVLKLKEGVSLKAALICQDGADVAVISDIGRVLRLQAEETNLPVMGKLAQGPITMRLLPGEQLVTAIAGHAERPTTILLASQTGRLQWLELTCIRSCKRGDLGEIGWEFDSESTSGSERIAAACLADSLIGVVTSSGRHGRLKVNEQDQLTLKDNESILRLVPLIS; this is translated from the coding sequence ATGGCTGAGGAGCGCGTTCAATCGATCGCCCTGCATCACGAGATGCAGCGCTCATATCTCGAATACGCAATGAGCGTGATCGTGGGCAGAGCGCTCCCAGATGTGCGTGATGGACTGAAACCCGTCCAACGCAGAATTTTATTTGCGATGCACGAACTGGGGCTCACCCCAGATCGTCCTTATCGAAAATGTGCCCGTGTAGTCGGGGACGTGCTTGGTAAGTACCACCCGCATGGTGATCAAGCGGTTTATGACGCCCTAGTGCGGTTGGTCCAAACCTTTTCCAGCCGTCACCCGTTACTGGATGGTCACGGCAACTTTGGCTCGGTGGATGACGATCCACCAGCCGCCATGCGGTACACCGAAACACGGCTAGCGCGGATCTCCCACGAGGGATTACTCGATGAAATCGGCGATGACACCGTTGATTTTGCCTCCAACTTCGATGGATCCCAACAGGAGCCCACCGTTCTTCCGGCCCAGCTTCCGTTTTTACTTCTGAATGGCTGCTCGGGCATCGCTGTTGGCATGGCCACCAGCATCCCTCCCCACAACCTCGGCGAGGTGGTGGATGGTCTGATTGCTCTTGTTCAAAACCCCGATCTAAGTGAAAACGAAGTCCTAAAACTGATCCCTGGGCCCGATTTCCCTACGGGTGGAGAAGTTCTTCTTGGGAGCGGCGTCCGCGAAACGTATTTAAGAGGCCGAGGCAGCATTCCCATGCGTGGCGTTGCCCATATCGAGGAAGTGCATCCCGGCAAAGGAAAGCATCGGCGGAACGCTGTAATCGTGACCGAGCTCCCTTACCAACTCAGTAAGGCCGGCTGGATCGAAAAACTGGCTGAACATGTCAACGACGGAAAAATTGGTGGCATTGCCGATATCCGTGATGAAAGCGACCGCGAAGGGATGCGCGTGGTGGTGGAACTCCGCCGTGATGCCGATCCAGAAACAGTGCTGACTGACTTGCAACGGCGCACTTCACTCCAAAGCAACTTCGGCGCAATCCTGCTGGCCCTGGTGGATGGCAGACCCCAGCAACTCACGCTGCGGCAACTCCTCCAAACCTTCCTGGATTACAGAGAGCTCACGATCATCAGGCGTACCAACCATGCGCTGCGCAAGACGGAAGATCGGCTTGAAGTGGTGGAGGGGCTAACCACCGCCCTGGCATCACTGCAACAAGTGATTGCCATGATCCAGGAAGCAAGAGATGCGGCCAAGGCAAGGGCCAGCTTGATGGTGCATTTCGATTTAAGCGAACGGCAGGCTGATGCTGTGCTGGCCATGCCACTGCGCAGGCTCACAGGTTTGGAACAGGAAAGCCTGCGTAAGGAAGCTGACGATCTTCGGAAGGAAAGACAGCGACTCACCCTGCTTCTTGAAAACCGGGACCAATTGCTTGATGCCCTGATCCAGGAACTGCGCCAACTCAAAAAACGCTTTGCAACGCCAAGACGCACGCGGCTGGTAGAAGGTGGTGACCACCTACTTGCCGAGCGGGCCGCCAGTCAAAGGCCCAATGCCGAACTACAAAGGCGCCAGGCCCTGGATGCCCTACCTAGCGATTCAAGACTGCTCATTCAAGACGATGGACAGGTGAAAATCGTCAGTCCTCAGCTGCTTGGACGCCTGCATCTCAATGATCCAATACCCATGGGAGATGAACCTTCTCCAGCCCTGATCAGCCTGCCCATCCAGCCGCCACCGCGTCTTTTGGCTGTAACAGTGAGCGGTCGTGTAGCGCTTGTGCGCTGGGAGTTTGCAGGACAGCAACAAGGAACCCTGGAGCGATTCCTACCCACAGCCCTAGAAGGCGATGAGGTGGTGTCCCTTCTGCCTTTGCCCAATCCGGAGGATCTTGTCGCCAATGAGACGAAATCCCTTGGACTGTTGACCAGCGATGGACGCTTCAAACGGCTTCCGCTCAAAGACATCCAAGAATTGTCAGGACGAGCCGCCACCGTTTTAAAACTAAAAGAAGGTGTGAGCCTGAAAGCAGCCTTGATCTGTCAAGACGGAGCTGATGTGGCCGTCATCAGCGATATCGGCAGAGTTTTGCGTTTACAAGCAGAGGAAACCAATCTCCCTGTGATGGGCAAGTTGGCCCAAGGACCAATCACCATGCGTTTGCTCCCTGGTGAACAATTGGTCACCGCAATCGCCGGCCACGCTGAACGCCCTACAACCATCCTGTTGGCAAGCCAAACAGGCCGTCTGCAATGGTTGGAACTTACCTGCATCCGGTCCTGCAAACGAGGTGATCTCGGGGAAATCGGCTGGGAGTTCGATTCCGAATCCACCAGTGGGAGCGAGAGGATTGCAGCAGCTTGTCTCGCCGATTCCCTGATCGGTGTAGTGACATCAAGCGGTCGTCACGGACGACTGAAAGTGAACGAGCAAGATCAGCTCACGCTCAAAGACAACGAATCAATCCTGCGATTGGTGCCCTTGATCAGCTGA
- a CDS encoding tetratricopeptide repeat protein, with the protein MSAIGLCSAEPAKALIPYVFTPSTQELEGAGIGIGRTAAQLLRLGQPKEAARLAALAVRLQPNDERLWSVLAEAQLRSEQLDDAAGSLARAKSLNPTNAGLWFAEASLALRDNRPDDAIPLLDRGLKLDPKNATAYFDLGNARVMQSNKKQALKAFERATAIKPSFWEALNNQSLVLFEMGNTKEAIRRWRSVLTINANPEPMLALAAALNKVNPGDQESLELAQKALAESPNYVLPGHQKKQLWGLKLRRATAELFNNPSLQNAVERAEANADPKSAN; encoded by the coding sequence ATGAGCGCGATCGGTCTGTGCAGCGCTGAACCCGCCAAAGCCCTTATCCCCTATGTCTTCACGCCCAGCACACAAGAATTAGAAGGGGCTGGAATCGGCATCGGTCGCACTGCAGCGCAATTGCTAAGGCTTGGACAACCCAAAGAAGCCGCCCGCTTAGCAGCTCTGGCTGTGCGTCTACAACCCAACGATGAAAGGCTCTGGTCCGTGTTGGCTGAAGCGCAACTACGGAGCGAACAACTCGACGACGCAGCGGGATCCCTGGCCCGTGCGAAATCACTCAACCCAACCAACGCAGGACTTTGGTTCGCAGAAGCATCCCTAGCGCTGCGAGACAACCGTCCGGACGACGCCATCCCCCTCTTGGATCGAGGTCTCAAACTTGATCCCAAAAACGCGACGGCCTATTTCGACCTTGGCAACGCCAGGGTGATGCAATCCAACAAGAAGCAAGCCCTCAAGGCTTTTGAGCGTGCAACAGCGATTAAGCCCAGTTTCTGGGAAGCATTAAACAATCAAAGCCTGGTGTTATTTGAAATGGGAAACACCAAAGAAGCCATTCGTCGCTGGCGTTCCGTTTTAACGATCAATGCCAACCCAGAGCCGATGTTGGCCCTAGCTGCGGCGTTGAACAAAGTGAATCCTGGAGATCAGGAATCATTGGAGCTCGCTCAAAAAGCCCTTGCCGAATCTCCGAATTACGTTTTGCCTGGCCATCAAAAAAAACAACTATGGGGCCTGAAATTACGCAGAGCTACAGCTGAACTGTTCAACAATCCCAGCCTTCAAAACGCCGTCGAACGTGCCGAGGCGAATGCAGATCCAAAAAGCGCTAATTAA
- the queG gene encoding tRNA epoxyqueuosine(34) reductase QueG, producing the protein MSSSGQTQLTAALKERARQEGFDPVGIACLPGSSRLQMRTASLQRWLDAGFQAEMGWMAAPRRLDARTLLDGARSLLAVGLNYYVSESRQPNSLAIARYAWGRDYHRVVNQRLRRVGRWLETQRPASRWRVCVDAEPLLDKAWAEEAGLGWIGKHSNVIHPQRGSWMVIGHLLSTEDLVADQPAQPRCGRCRACMDACPTDAIREPFVVDSRRCIAYHTIENRDQQLPDLIKAGMGPWVAGCDICQDVCPFNQTELPSSQDPEVQPRPWILDLSATQVEQWDPSTWDQKLRGSALRRIKPWMWRRNAASAKSVDPPTVSTSEIR; encoded by the coding sequence ATGTCGTCCTCTGGGCAAACCCAACTCACTGCAGCTCTCAAAGAGCGTGCCCGCCAGGAAGGATTCGATCCTGTGGGGATCGCCTGTCTACCGGGAAGTTCACGGCTGCAAATGCGAACGGCATCCTTACAGCGCTGGCTTGACGCTGGTTTTCAAGCAGAGATGGGCTGGATGGCTGCTCCGCGAAGGCTCGATGCGAGAACACTTCTTGATGGAGCTCGAAGCTTGCTTGCCGTTGGGCTGAATTACTACGTCTCCGAATCACGCCAACCGAACAGCCTTGCGATCGCTCGCTATGCATGGGGCCGTGACTACCACCGCGTCGTCAACCAAAGGCTGCGCCGCGTTGGCCGCTGGCTTGAAACACAAAGGCCCGCATCACGCTGGCGGGTTTGCGTGGATGCCGAACCCCTACTGGATAAGGCCTGGGCAGAAGAGGCTGGGCTGGGCTGGATTGGAAAACACAGCAACGTGATTCATCCGCAACGCGGGTCTTGGATGGTGATTGGCCACTTGCTCAGCACAGAAGATTTAGTAGCGGATCAGCCTGCCCAACCTCGCTGCGGCCGGTGCAGAGCATGCATGGACGCCTGTCCAACCGACGCCATAAGGGAGCCATTTGTCGTTGATTCACGACGATGCATCGCCTATCACACAATTGAGAACCGAGATCAGCAGCTTCCAGATTTGATTAAGGCTGGGATGGGTCCATGGGTCGCAGGCTGTGATATTTGCCAGGACGTCTGTCCGTTCAATCAGACTGAGCTCCCATCGAGTCAAGATCCAGAGGTCCAGCCCCGTCCCTGGATTTTGGATCTAAGCGCTACGCAGGTTGAGCAATGGGATCCGTCAACCTGGGATCAGAAGTTGCGCGGATCAGCACTCAGACGCATCAAACCTTGGATGTGGCGACGCAATGCCGCCTCAGCAAAGTCAGTAGATCCACCTACTGTGTCTACATCTGAGATTCGGTGA